The Chryseobacterium aureum genome contains a region encoding:
- a CDS encoding helix-turn-helix transcriptional regulator yields the protein MESDLLKYKGIPPGAIIERALLERSIKLDSFAMSIDETSEEFNMLIKGKQDISLTLALKIEKAFDWEEGIIITLQNYYKNEKDRLRTQATPNLSILRKSLFWDTKIETIDWDNYYRAVISRVFERGNEEEKNEIIRFYEIEKVNTMISEKEIFHNRHFFNIRF from the coding sequence ATGGAATCTGATTTATTAAAATACAAAGGCATACCTCCAGGAGCTATAATTGAACGAGCACTTCTTGAACGTTCAATTAAACTAGATTCGTTTGCAATGTCAATAGACGAAACCTCCGAAGAGTTCAATATGCTTATAAAAGGAAAGCAAGATATTTCTCTTACTTTAGCTTTAAAAATTGAAAAAGCATTTGATTGGGAAGAAGGAATCATTATAACCCTTCAGAACTATTACAAAAATGAAAAAGACAGGCTCAGAACGCAAGCCACTCCTAACCTTTCAATACTACGAAAATCTCTATTTTGGGATACAAAAATTGAAACTATAGATTGGGATAACTATTACCGTGCAGTAATATCAAGAGTCTTTGAACGCGGAAATGAAGAAGAAAAAAATGAAATAATTCGATTCTACGAAATAGAAAAAGTGAATACTATGATTTCTGAAAAAGAAATTTTTCACAATAGACATTTTTTTAATATTCGCTTC